A genomic segment from Klebsiella africana encodes:
- the bioH gene encoding pimeloyl-ACP methyl ester esterase BioH yields the protein MNDIWWQTIGEGDCHLVLLHGWGLNAQVWDCITPQLASHFTLHLVDLPGYGRSGGFAAMSLEAMAQRVLEQAPPRAVWLGWSLGGLVASQVAIMHPERVQALVTVASSPCFAARDDWPGIKPEVLAGFQQQLSDDFQRTVERFLALQTMGTESARQDARALKQAVLSLPMPSAEALNSGLEILRTVDLRQALVGLPMPFLRLYGRLDGLVPRKIVPLLDDLWPESTSIIFDKAAHAPFVSHPEAFCEPLLALKTRLG from the coding sequence ATGAACGACATCTGGTGGCAAACAATCGGCGAAGGGGATTGTCATCTTGTGCTGCTGCACGGCTGGGGGCTGAACGCTCAGGTATGGGATTGCATTACGCCGCAGCTGGCTTCGCATTTTACCCTCCACCTGGTGGATCTGCCGGGCTATGGCCGCAGCGGCGGGTTTGCGGCGATGTCGCTGGAGGCGATGGCGCAGCGGGTGCTGGAGCAGGCCCCTCCACGGGCGGTGTGGTTAGGCTGGAGCCTGGGCGGGCTGGTGGCCAGCCAGGTCGCGATTATGCACCCGGAACGCGTGCAGGCGCTGGTGACGGTTGCTTCTTCTCCCTGTTTCGCGGCCCGCGACGACTGGCCCGGCATTAAGCCTGAAGTGCTGGCCGGGTTTCAGCAGCAACTGAGCGACGATTTCCAGCGTACCGTCGAGCGGTTTCTCGCCTTGCAAACCATGGGAACGGAGAGCGCGCGTCAGGATGCGCGGGCGTTAAAGCAGGCGGTGCTCTCGCTGCCGATGCCTTCCGCTGAGGCGCTGAACAGCGGACTCGAAATCCTCAGAACTGTCGATCTGCGCCAGGCGCTGGTCGGGCTGCCGATGCCGTTTCTGCGGCTGTATGGCCGGCTGGATGGACTGGTGCCGCGTAAGATCGTCCCGTTGCTGGATGATCTGTGGCCGGAAAGCACGTCAATTATCTTTGATAAGGCCGCGCATGCGCCGTTCGTTTCCCATCCCGAGGCCTTCTGCGAGCCGCTGCTGGCGTTGAAAACGCGGCTGGGGTAA
- a CDS encoding YdgH/BhsA/McbA-like domain containing protein gives MKLVTGMVASLVIGTLSFGAFAAKEIQKEDVAKMNLTKVGSITTSRTTSPMDARRDLSKKADELGGKYFVVIAGQKNEKTVHANADVYK, from the coding sequence ATGAAACTTGTTACAGGAATGGTTGCATCTCTGGTGATAGGCACCCTGTCTTTTGGCGCATTCGCCGCGAAAGAGATCCAAAAAGAAGACGTGGCGAAGATGAATCTGACCAAGGTCGGCAGCATTACGACCTCCAGGACGACGTCGCCGATGGACGCTCGACGCGATCTGTCGAAAAAAGCCGATGAGCTGGGTGGGAAATACTTTGTGGTGATTGCCGGGCAGAAAAACGAAAAAACCGTACACGCTAACGCTGACGTTTATAAATAA
- the feoC gene encoding [Fe-S]-dependent transcriptional repressor FeoC has protein sequence MASLIEVRDMLALQGRMEAKQLSARLQTPQPMIDAMLERMEAMGKVVRISETSEGCLSGSCKSCPEGKVACQQEWWTLR, from the coding sequence GTGGCGTCGTTAATAGAAGTCCGCGATATGCTGGCCCTACAGGGCCGCATGGAGGCAAAACAGCTCAGTGCTCGCCTGCAGACGCCTCAGCCAATGATTGACGCGATGCTGGAACGGATGGAAGCCATGGGTAAGGTGGTACGGATCAGCGAAACGAGCGAAGGTTGCCTATCCGGCAGTTGTAAGAGCTGTCCTGAAGGAAAAGTCGCGTGCCAGCAGGAGTGGTGGACGCTGCGATGA
- the feoB gene encoding Fe(2+) transporter permease subunit FeoB, translated as MKKLTVGLIGNPNSGKTTLFNQLTGARQRVGNWAGVTVERKEGIFATTDHQVTLVDLPGTYSLTTISSQTSLDEQIACHYILSGDADMLINVVDASNLERNLYLTLQLLELGIPCVVALNMLDIAEKQQVRIDIDALAARLGCPVIPLVSTRGRGIEALKIALDRHQANSDIELVHYPQPLLREADLLAQQMSAQIPTRQRRWLGLQMLEGDIYSRAYAGDAADKLDIALANLSDEIDDPALYIADARYQTIAAICDAVSNTLTAEPSRFTAAMDKVILNRFLGLPIFLFVMYLMFLLAINIGGALQPIFDAGSVAIFVHGIQWLGYTLHFPDWLTVFLAQGIGGGINTVLPLVPQIGMMYLFLSFLEDSGYMARAAFVMDRLMQALGLPGKSFVPLIVGFGCNVPSVMGARTLDAPRERLMTIMMAPFMSCGARLAIFAVFAAAFFGQNGALAVFSLYVLGIVMAILTGLMLKHTIMRGEASPFVMELPVYHVPHIKSLIIQTWQRLKGFVLRAGKVIVIVSIFLSALNSFSLSGKVVDNINDSALASVSRVITPVFKPIGVHEDNWQATVGLFTGAMAKEVVVGTLNTLYTAEDIQNEDFNPQTFSLGEELLAAVDETWQGLKDTFSLSVLANPIEASKGDGEMATGAMGVMGSKFGSAAAAYSYLIFVLLYIPCISVMGAIARESSRGWMTFSVLWGLNIAYSLSTLYYQTVSFSDHPRYSLVCILAVVLFNVVLFGLLRRARSRVDVSLLATRKTPTSCCASPAGDCH; from the coding sequence ATGAAAAAATTAACCGTTGGTTTAATTGGTAATCCTAATTCCGGCAAGACCACCTTATTTAATCAGCTGACCGGCGCCCGCCAGCGAGTGGGCAACTGGGCTGGGGTGACGGTTGAGCGTAAAGAGGGGATTTTCGCGACTACTGACCACCAGGTCACACTGGTCGACCTTCCGGGAACCTACTCCCTGACCACCATCTCCTCGCAGACCTCGCTGGACGAGCAGATTGCCTGCCACTACATCCTGAGCGGCGATGCCGACATGCTGATTAATGTGGTCGACGCCTCTAATCTCGAGCGCAACCTCTATCTGACGCTGCAACTGCTCGAGCTGGGGATCCCCTGCGTCGTTGCGCTGAACATGCTGGATATTGCCGAAAAGCAGCAGGTGCGTATCGATATCGATGCCCTCGCCGCCCGCCTCGGCTGCCCGGTCATTCCGCTGGTCTCGACCCGCGGGCGCGGGATCGAAGCGCTGAAGATTGCCCTCGACCGTCATCAGGCGAATAGCGATATTGAGCTGGTCCACTATCCGCAGCCGCTGCTGCGCGAAGCTGATCTGCTGGCGCAGCAGATGTCGGCGCAGATCCCGACCCGGCAGCGGCGCTGGCTGGGCCTGCAGATGCTGGAGGGTGATATCTACAGCCGGGCCTATGCCGGCGACGCCGCCGATAAACTGGATATCGCTCTGGCGAATCTCAGCGACGAGATAGACGACCCGGCGCTGTATATCGCAGATGCGCGCTATCAGACCATCGCCGCCATTTGCGACGCCGTCAGCAACACTCTGACCGCCGAGCCAAGCCGCTTCACCGCTGCGATGGACAAAGTGATCCTCAACCGCTTTCTTGGGTTGCCGATTTTTCTCTTTGTCATGTATCTGATGTTCCTGCTGGCGATCAACATCGGCGGCGCGCTGCAGCCGATTTTCGATGCCGGCTCAGTCGCGATCTTTGTGCATGGCATTCAATGGCTGGGTTACACCCTGCACTTCCCGGACTGGCTGACCGTCTTCCTCGCCCAGGGGATCGGCGGCGGTATCAACACCGTGCTGCCATTGGTGCCGCAGATCGGCATGATGTATCTGTTCCTCTCCTTCCTTGAGGACTCCGGCTACATGGCGCGCGCCGCCTTTGTCATGGACCGCCTGATGCAAGCCCTCGGCCTGCCGGGGAAATCCTTCGTTCCGTTGATTGTCGGTTTCGGCTGCAACGTGCCGTCGGTGATGGGTGCCCGTACCCTTGACGCGCCGCGTGAGCGTCTGATGACTATTATGATGGCGCCGTTTATGTCCTGCGGCGCGCGGCTGGCGATCTTCGCCGTCTTCGCGGCCGCCTTCTTTGGGCAGAACGGCGCGCTGGCGGTTTTCTCGCTCTATGTGCTGGGCATTGTGATGGCGATTCTCACCGGCCTGATGTTGAAGCACACCATTATGCGCGGCGAAGCCTCGCCGTTCGTGATGGAGCTGCCGGTGTACCACGTCCCGCATATCAAGAGCCTGATTATCCAGACCTGGCAGCGCCTGAAAGGCTTTGTGCTGCGCGCCGGGAAGGTGATCGTCATCGTCAGTATCTTCCTCAGTGCGCTGAACAGCTTCTCACTGAGCGGTAAGGTCGTCGACAACATCAACGACTCCGCGCTGGCCTCGGTGAGCCGGGTCATTACGCCGGTGTTTAAGCCGATCGGCGTGCATGAAGATAACTGGCAGGCCACCGTCGGCCTGTTTACTGGCGCGATGGCGAAAGAGGTGGTAGTGGGTACGCTGAACACCCTCTATACCGCCGAAGATATCCAGAACGAGGACTTCAATCCGCAAACCTTCAGCCTCGGCGAGGAACTGCTGGCCGCCGTCGACGAAACCTGGCAGGGACTGAAGGACACCTTCAGCCTCAGCGTCCTGGCCAACCCCATCGAAGCCAGCAAAGGCGATGGCGAAATGGCCACCGGCGCCATGGGGGTGATGGGCAGTAAATTTGGCAGCGCGGCGGCGGCATACAGCTACCTGATCTTCGTCCTGCTCTATATTCCCTGCATCTCGGTGATGGGCGCCATCGCCCGCGAATCGAGCCGCGGCTGGATGACCTTCTCCGTCCTGTGGGGGCTGAATATCGCCTATTCGCTCTCGACGCTCTATTACCAGACCGTCAGCTTTAGCGACCACCCGCGCTACAGCCTGGTATGTATCCTGGCGGTGGTGTTGTTCAACGTGGTGCTCTTCGGCCTGCTGCGCCGGGCGCGCAGCCGGGTGGACGTCTCACTACTGGCCACGCGAAAAACACCGACCTCCTGCTGTGCCAGCCCGGCTGGCGATTGCCACTAA
- the feoA gene encoding ferrous iron transporter A — MQFTPDSAWKIIGFSRDISPAYRQKLLSLGMLPGSSFHVVRVAPLGDPIHIETRRVSLVLRKKDLALIELEAVAQ, encoded by the coding sequence ATGCAATTCACACCTGATAGTGCGTGGAAAATCATTGGATTCTCCCGCGATATTAGCCCAGCATACCGTCAGAAATTGCTCTCCCTCGGCATGCTGCCCGGATCCTCTTTTCATGTAGTTCGCGTGGCGCCGCTCGGCGACCCTATTCATATCGAAACCCGACGCGTTAGTCTGGTATTACGCAAAAAAGATCTCGCCTTAATCGAACTGGAAGCGGTTGCACAATAA
- a CDS encoding Tex family protein has translation MMNDSLCRIIAGELQARAEQVEAAVRLLDEGNTVPFIARYRKEVTGGLDDTQLRNLETRLGYLRELEDRRQAILKSIAEQGKLTDALEKAINTTLSKTELEDLYLPYKPKRRTRGQIAIEAGLEPLADLLWNEPSHDPEAEAAKYIDADKGVADSKAALDGARYILMERFAEDAALLAKVRDYLWKNAHLVSTVVSGKEEEGAKFRDYFDHHEPISTVPSHRALAMFRGRNEGVLQLSLNADPQFDEPPKESHGEQIIIDHLGLRLNNAPADSWRKGVVSWTWRIKVLMHLETELMGTVRERAEDEAINVFARNLHDLLMAAPAGLRATMGLDPGLRTGVKVAVVDGTGKLVATDTIYPHTGQAAKAAVAVAALCEKYNVELVAIGNGTASRETERFFLDVQKQFPKVTAQKVIVSEAGASVYSASELAAQEFPDLDVSLRGAVSIARRLQDPLAELVKIDPKSIGVGQYQHDVSQTQLARKLDAVVEDCVNAVGVDLNTASVPLLTRVAGLTRMMAQNIVAWRDENGQFQNRQQLLKVSRLGPKAFEQCAGFLRINHGDNPLDASTVHPEAYPVVERILAATQQALKDLMGNSSALRHLKAVDFTDEKFGVPTVTDIIKELEKPGRDPRPEFKTAKFADGVETMNDLLPGMILEGAVTNVTNFGAFVDIGVHQDGLVHISSLSDRFVEDPHTVVKAGDIVKVKVMEVDLPRKRIALTMRLDEQPGDSNARRGGGQDRPQGNRPAAKAAKPRGRETQLAGNSAMMDALAAAMGKKR, from the coding sequence ATGATGAATGATTCGCTCTGCCGCATTATTGCGGGTGAACTTCAGGCCAGAGCCGAACAGGTAGAAGCTGCCGTTCGCCTGCTTGATGAAGGGAACACCGTGCCGTTTATTGCACGTTATCGTAAAGAAGTCACCGGCGGTCTGGATGACACGCAGCTGCGTAATCTGGAAACTCGCCTCGGCTATCTGCGCGAACTGGAAGACCGTCGTCAGGCGATCCTCAAATCCATCGCTGAACAGGGCAAACTGACCGACGCGCTGGAAAAAGCCATTAACACCACGCTCAGCAAAACCGAACTGGAAGATCTCTACCTGCCGTACAAGCCGAAGCGCCGTACCCGCGGGCAGATCGCCATCGAAGCCGGACTGGAACCGCTGGCTGACCTGCTGTGGAACGAACCGTCCCACGATCCGGAAGCGGAGGCCGCAAAATATATTGATGCCGATAAGGGCGTAGCCGACAGCAAAGCGGCGCTGGACGGTGCGCGCTATATTCTGATGGAGCGGTTTGCCGAAGACGCCGCGCTGCTGGCGAAGGTCCGTGACTATCTGTGGAAAAACGCCCACCTGGTCTCCACTGTCGTCAGCGGCAAAGAAGAGGAAGGCGCCAAATTCCGCGACTACTTCGATCACCATGAACCCATCTCCACCGTGCCGTCGCATCGCGCGCTGGCGATGTTCCGCGGTCGCAACGAAGGCGTCCTGCAGCTCTCTTTAAACGCCGACCCACAGTTTGACGAGCCGCCGAAAGAGAGCCACGGCGAACAAATTATTATCGACCACCTGGGCCTGCGCCTGAATAACGCCCCAGCGGACAGCTGGCGTAAAGGCGTCGTCAGCTGGACCTGGCGGATCAAAGTCCTGATGCATCTCGAAACCGAGCTGATGGGCACCGTGCGCGAACGCGCGGAGGACGAAGCCATCAACGTCTTCGCCCGCAACCTGCACGACCTGCTGATGGCCGCGCCCGCCGGACTGCGGGCCACCATGGGACTCGACCCGGGCCTGCGCACCGGGGTGAAAGTCGCCGTGGTTGACGGTACCGGCAAACTGGTCGCTACCGATACCATCTATCCACACACCGGCCAGGCCGCCAAAGCGGCCGTCGCCGTCGCCGCGCTGTGTGAGAAGTACAACGTTGAGCTGGTGGCCATCGGCAACGGTACCGCCTCGCGTGAAACTGAGCGTTTCTTCCTCGACGTGCAGAAGCAGTTCCCGAAGGTCACCGCCCAGAAGGTGATCGTCAGCGAAGCCGGGGCTTCCGTTTACTCCGCCTCCGAGCTGGCGGCGCAGGAGTTTCCGGATCTTGACGTGTCGCTGCGCGGCGCGGTCTCCATCGCCCGCCGTCTGCAGGATCCCCTGGCCGAGCTGGTGAAAATCGACCCGAAATCCATTGGCGTCGGCCAGTATCAGCACGATGTCAGCCAGACCCAGCTGGCGCGTAAGCTGGACGCGGTGGTGGAAGACTGCGTGAACGCCGTCGGCGTTGACCTGAACACCGCCTCCGTTCCGCTGCTGACCCGCGTCGCCGGCCTGACCCGCATGATGGCGCAGAACATCGTCGCCTGGCGCGACGAGAATGGTCAGTTCCAGAACCGCCAGCAGTTGCTGAAAGTCAGCCGTCTGGGGCCGAAAGCCTTTGAACAGTGCGCGGGCTTCCTGCGTATCAACCACGGCGACAACCCACTGGATGCCTCCACCGTTCACCCGGAAGCTTACCCGGTGGTCGAACGTATTCTGGCCGCCACCCAGCAGGCGCTGAAAGATCTGATGGGCAATAGCAGTGCGCTGCGCCACCTGAAGGCTGTGGATTTCACCGATGAGAAGTTTGGCGTCCCGACGGTCACCGACATTATCAAAGAGCTGGAAAAACCGGGCCGCGATCCGCGTCCGGAGTTTAAGACCGCGAAGTTCGCCGATGGTGTGGAGACCATGAATGACCTGCTGCCGGGAATGATTCTGGAAGGTGCCGTCACCAACGTCACCAACTTCGGCGCGTTTGTTGATATCGGCGTTCATCAGGATGGACTGGTACACATTTCGTCGCTTTCTGACCGGTTTGTAGAGGATCCGCACACCGTGGTGAAAGCGGGCGACATCGTCAAGGTCAAGGTCATGGAAGTCGATCTGCCACGTAAGCGCATCGCCCTGACCATGCGTCTCGACGAGCAGCCGGGTGACAGCAACGCCCGCCGCGGCGGTGGTCAGGATCGCCCGCAGGGCAACCGCCCGGCCGCGAAAGCCGCCAAACCTCGCGGCCGCGAGACACAGCTTGCCGGCAACAGCGCAATGATGGATGCCCTCGCCGCGGCGATGGGTAAAAAACGCTAA
- the greB gene encoding transcription elongation factor GreB, with the protein MKTPLITREGYEKLKQEMDYLWRQERPEVTKKVTWAASLGDRSENADYQYNKKRLREIDRRVRYLTKCLEQLKIVDYSPQQEGKVFFGAWVEIENDEGDIKRFRIVGYDEIFGRKDYISIDSPMARALLKKEVGDLAIVNTPAGEASWYVNEIEYVK; encoded by the coding sequence ATGAAAACGCCGCTGATCACCCGCGAGGGATATGAAAAACTGAAGCAGGAAATGGACTACCTGTGGCGCCAGGAGCGCCCGGAAGTGACCAAAAAGGTGACCTGGGCCGCCAGCCTCGGGGACCGCAGCGAGAACGCGGACTATCAGTACAACAAAAAGCGCCTGCGGGAGATCGATCGCCGGGTCCGCTATCTGACCAAATGTCTGGAACAGTTAAAGATCGTTGATTATTCACCGCAGCAGGAAGGCAAGGTCTTCTTCGGCGCCTGGGTGGAAATAGAGAACGATGAAGGCGATATCAAACGCTTTCGCATCGTCGGTTACGATGAAATTTTTGGCCGCAAAGACTATATCTCCATCGACTCGCCGATGGCACGTGCGCTGCTAAAAAAAGAGGTCGGCGATCTGGCCATTGTGAACACCCCGGCGGGCGAAGCCAGCTGGTATGTCAACGAGATCGAATACGTAAAATAG
- the ompR gene encoding osmolarity response regulator transcription factor OmpR, translated as MQENYKILVVDDDMRLRALLERYLTEQGFQVRSVANAEQMDRLLTRESFHLMVLDLMLPGEDGLSICRRLRSQSNPMPIIMVTAKGEEVDRIVGLEIGADDYIPKPFNPRELLARIRAVLRRQANELPGAPSQEEAVIAFGKFKLNLGTREMFREDEPMPLTSGEFAVLKALVSHPREPLSRDKLMNLARGREYSAMERSIDVQISRLRRMVEEDPAHPRYIQTVWGLGYVFVPDGSKA; from the coding sequence ATGCAAGAGAATTATAAGATTCTGGTTGTGGATGACGACATGCGCCTGCGTGCGCTGCTCGAGCGTTATCTGACCGAGCAGGGCTTCCAGGTTCGTAGTGTGGCGAACGCCGAACAGATGGATCGCCTGTTAACCCGTGAATCCTTCCACCTGATGGTGCTGGACCTGATGCTGCCGGGCGAAGATGGTCTCTCTATCTGCCGCCGTTTGCGCAGCCAGAGTAACCCGATGCCGATCATTATGGTGACGGCGAAAGGCGAAGAGGTCGACCGGATCGTGGGCCTGGAGATCGGTGCTGACGACTACATTCCGAAGCCGTTTAACCCGCGCGAACTGTTGGCCCGTATCCGGGCGGTGCTGCGCCGCCAGGCGAATGAACTGCCGGGCGCGCCGTCGCAGGAAGAGGCGGTTATTGCCTTTGGTAAATTCAAACTGAATTTAGGCACCCGCGAGATGTTCCGTGAAGACGAGCCAATGCCGTTGACCAGCGGCGAATTTGCGGTCCTGAAGGCGCTGGTGAGCCATCCTCGAGAGCCGCTGTCCCGCGATAAGCTGATGAACCTTGCCCGCGGCCGAGAATACTCTGCGATGGAGCGCTCCATCGACGTACAGATCTCCCGCCTGCGCCGCATGGTGGAAGAGGATCCGGCGCACCCGCGCTATATCCAGACCGTCTGGGGTCTTGGCTACGTCTTCGTCCCGGACGGTTCTAAGGCATGA
- the envZ gene encoding two-component system sensor histidine kinase EnvZ yields the protein MKRVRFSPRSSFARTLLLIVTLLFVSLVTTYLVVLNFAILPSLQQFNKVLAYEVRMLMTDKLQLEDGTQLVVPPAFRREIYRELGISLYSNEAAEDAGLRWAQHYEFLSQQMAHQLGGPTEVRVEVNKSSPVVWLKTWLSPNIWVRVPLTEIHQGDFSPLFRYTLAIMLLAIGGAWLFIRIQNRPLVDLEHAALQVGRGIIPPPLREYGASEVRSVTRAFNHMAAGVKQLADDRTLLMAGVSHDLRTPLTRIRLATEMMGEQDGYLAESINKDIEECNAIIEQFIDYLRTGQEMPMELADLNAVLGEVIAAESGYEREIATALQAGEIPVRMHPLSIKRALANMVVNAARYGNGWIKVSSGSEASRAWFQVEDDGPGIKPEQREHLFQPFVRGDSARSTSGTGLGLAIVQRIIDNHNGRLEIGSSERGGLLIRAWLPVHRVLAPMKPVRES from the coding sequence ATGAAACGCGTGCGCTTTTCGCCGCGCAGCTCCTTTGCTCGCACACTGCTCTTGATCGTCACCTTGCTGTTCGTCAGCCTGGTGACGACCTATCTGGTGGTACTGAATTTCGCGATCCTGCCGAGTCTCCAGCAGTTTAATAAAGTGTTAGCCTACGAAGTGCGTATGCTGATGACCGATAAACTGCAGCTGGAGGATGGCACCCAGCTGGTGGTGCCCCCGGCGTTCCGTCGAGAAATTTATCGTGAGCTGGGCATTTCGCTCTATTCCAATGAAGCGGCGGAAGACGCAGGGCTGCGCTGGGCGCAGCATTATGAATTCTTAAGTCAGCAGATGGCCCATCAGCTTGGTGGCCCCACTGAGGTGCGAGTAGAGGTCAATAAAAGCTCCCCTGTGGTGTGGCTGAAGACCTGGCTGTCGCCCAATATCTGGGTGCGAGTGCCGCTGACTGAGATCCATCAGGGCGACTTCTCGCCGCTGTTCCGCTATACCCTGGCGATTATGCTGCTGGCGATAGGCGGCGCCTGGCTGTTTATTCGTATTCAGAACCGCCCGCTGGTGGATCTGGAGCACGCGGCGCTGCAGGTCGGGCGCGGCATTATTCCGCCGCCGCTGCGCGAATACGGCGCCTCCGAAGTGCGTTCGGTGACGCGCGCCTTTAACCATATGGCGGCGGGCGTGAAGCAGTTGGCTGATGACCGTACGCTGCTGATGGCCGGGGTCAGTCATGATTTACGAACCCCGCTGACCCGCATTCGTCTGGCCACCGAGATGATGGGCGAGCAGGACGGCTATCTTGCGGAGTCGATCAACAAAGATATCGAAGAGTGCAACGCCATCATCGAGCAGTTTATCGACTATCTGCGCACCGGGCAGGAGATGCCGATGGAGCTGGCGGACCTCAATGCCGTGCTGGGCGAAGTGATCGCCGCAGAGAGCGGCTATGAGCGTGAGATCGCCACTGCTCTGCAGGCGGGCGAAATCCCGGTACGTATGCACCCGCTGTCTATCAAGCGCGCGCTGGCGAATATGGTGGTCAACGCGGCCCGCTATGGCAATGGCTGGATCAAGGTCAGCAGCGGCAGCGAAGCGAGTCGGGCCTGGTTCCAGGTGGAAGATGACGGACCGGGGATCAAACCAGAGCAGCGTGAACATCTGTTCCAGCCGTTTGTGCGCGGCGACAGCGCCCGCAGCACCAGCGGCACTGGGCTGGGGCTGGCGATTGTTCAGCGTATTATCGACAATCACAACGGCCGGCTGGAGATTGGCTCCAGCGAACGCGGCGGATTACTGATCCGTGCCTGGCTGCCAGTACACCGGGTGCTGGCGCCGATGAAACCCGTAAGAGAGAGCTGA
- the pckA gene encoding phosphoenolpyruvate carboxykinase (ATP), which translates to MRVNHGLTPQDLKAYGINDVQDIVHNPSYDMLFQEELDPNLEGYERGVLTSLGAIAVDTGIFTGRSPKDKYLVRDDTTRDTVWWSDKGKGKNDNKPLSQETWQHLKGLVTQQLSGKRLFIVDAFCGANADTRLSVRFITEVAWQAHFVKNMFIRPSDEELAEFAPDFIVMNGAKCTNPQWKEQGLNSENFVAFNLTERIQLIGGTWYGGEMKKGMFSIMNYLLPLKGIASMHCSANVGEKGDVAIFFGLSGTGKTTLSTDPKRRLIGDDEHGWDDDGVFNFEGGCYAKTIKLSEAAEPDIYHAIRRNALLENVVVRADGTVDFDDGSKTENTRVSYPIDHIDNIVKPVSKAGHATKVIFLTADAFGVLPPVSRLTADQTQYHFLSGFTAKLAGTERGVTEPTPTFSACFGAAFLSLHPTQYAEVLVKRMQAAGAQAYLVNTGWNGTGKRISIKDTRAIIDAILNGSLDNAETFTLPMFNLQIPTALPGVDTHILDPRSTYGSPEQWQEKADQLAKLFIENFEKYTDTPAGAALVAAGPQR; encoded by the coding sequence ATGCGCGTTAATCATGGTTTAACCCCGCAGGATCTCAAGGCTTATGGTATCAATGACGTCCAGGATATCGTCCACAACCCCAGCTACGACATGTTATTTCAGGAAGAGCTTGACCCGAACCTGGAAGGCTATGAACGTGGCGTACTCACCAGTCTGGGTGCTATCGCCGTCGACACGGGCATTTTTACCGGCCGTTCTCCGAAAGATAAGTATCTCGTGCGCGACGACACCACCCGCGACACCGTCTGGTGGTCCGATAAAGGCAAAGGTAAAAACGACAACAAGCCGCTTTCGCAGGAAACCTGGCAGCATCTGAAAGGGCTGGTAACCCAGCAGCTGTCCGGCAAACGCCTGTTTATCGTCGACGCCTTCTGCGGCGCCAACGCCGATACCCGTCTCAGCGTACGTTTCATTACCGAAGTGGCCTGGCAGGCACACTTCGTTAAAAACATGTTCATCCGCCCGAGCGACGAAGAGCTGGCGGAATTCGCGCCCGATTTCATCGTGATGAACGGCGCAAAGTGCACCAACCCGCAGTGGAAAGAGCAGGGCCTGAACTCGGAAAACTTTGTCGCCTTCAACCTCACCGAGCGCATTCAGCTGATCGGCGGCACCTGGTACGGCGGCGAAATGAAGAAAGGGATGTTCTCGATCATGAACTACCTGCTGCCGCTGAAGGGCATCGCCTCCATGCACTGCTCTGCCAACGTCGGCGAGAAAGGCGATGTCGCCATTTTCTTCGGCCTCTCAGGCACCGGCAAAACCACCCTCTCCACCGATCCGAAACGCCGCCTGATTGGCGATGATGAACATGGCTGGGATGACGACGGCGTGTTTAACTTCGAAGGGGGTTGCTACGCCAAGACCATCAAGCTCTCTGAAGCGGCCGAGCCGGATATCTATCACGCCATCCGCCGCAACGCCTTGCTGGAAAACGTGGTGGTACGCGCCGACGGCACGGTCGATTTCGATGACGGTTCAAAGACCGAAAATACCCGCGTCTCCTACCCCATCGACCACATCGACAACATTGTTAAGCCAGTGTCTAAAGCGGGTCACGCTACCAAAGTGATCTTCCTGACGGCCGATGCGTTCGGCGTACTGCCACCGGTCTCCCGCCTGACCGCCGACCAGACGCAGTACCATTTCCTGTCCGGGTTTACCGCCAAACTGGCCGGCACCGAGCGCGGCGTGACCGAACCCACGCCAACCTTCTCCGCCTGCTTTGGCGCTGCCTTCCTGTCGCTGCACCCAACGCAGTACGCCGAAGTGCTGGTCAAACGCATGCAGGCAGCCGGCGCGCAGGCTTACCTGGTGAATACCGGCTGGAACGGCACCGGCAAGCGCATCTCGATCAAAGATACCCGCGCCATCATCGACGCCATTCTCAATGGCTCGCTGGACAACGCGGAGACCTTTACCCTGCCGATGTTTAACCTGCAGATCCCGACGGCGCTCCCGGGCGTGGATACCCACATCCTCGATCCGCGCAGCACCTATGGTTCCCCGGAGCAGTGGCAGGAGAAAGCAGACCAGCTGGCGAAGCTGTTTATTGAGAACTTTGAGAAGTATACCGATACGCCAGCAGGCGCCGCGCTGGTGGCGGCAGGGCCGCAGCGCTAA